Proteins encoded together in one Salvelinus fontinalis isolate EN_2023a chromosome 6, ASM2944872v1, whole genome shotgun sequence window:
- the cmtm7 gene encoding CKLF-like MARVEL transmembrane domain-containing protein 7, whose protein sequence is MSHTVVTTTTTTTSSSGEGFLNLGYTRSVQGLLKIAQLVALLIAFLCVHCARGWTDFSAFRYFEVVTLWFLIAFLIFYLMYVFRLQSKIPCINWTMTELLHYGVGTILVFIASIVAAVKGRGVSELEAGSAFGFIATFLLAVSIWTSYKVTCGSQPTSASV, encoded by the exons atgtctcatactgttgttactaccaccaccacaacgaCATCGTCTTCAGGCGAAGGTTTCTTGAATTTGGGCTATACTCGCTCTGTACAAGGATTACTGAAAATCGCCCAATTG GTAGCCCTCCTGATTGCGTTCCTGTGTGTACACTGTGCACGAGGTTGGACTGATTTCTCAGCCTTTCGGTACTTTGAGGTGGTGACGCTATGGTTCCTCATAGCTTTCCTCATCTTCTACCTCATGTATGTGTTCAGACTGCAGAGTAAGATCCCCTGCATCAACTGGACAATGACG GAGTTACTGCATTATGGCGTTGGGACCATCCTGGTCTTCATTGCCTCTATTGTTGCAGCTGTTAAGGGTCGAGGTGTGTCTGAACTAGAAGCTGGTTCG GCATTTGGCTTCATCGCCACATTCCTACTGGCTGTCAGCATATGGACATCCTATAAGGTCACATGTGGTTCCCAGCCAACGA GTGCTTCTGTGTAA